Below is a window of Chloroflexota bacterium DNA.
ATAATCATACTGGGTGGAGTGGTAGTTGTCGGAGTCCTCGCCAACCTCATCGCACCCCATGACCCAACCGACGGCAACCTGAGGGAAAGAAACCTTCCACCGTTCTGGGGCAGTCCAAGGACTTCGGTAAAACTGGTGGTTGAAGTGCCGCAGAGCGGGCAACGCCTCTACCAGGTGTCCCTCGAAGATGCCCGCGCTCAGGATCCAGGCATAAACCTAGGCGACACCCTGGAGATGGTAAGCGGGCCGGGGACCAGAGCGGGAGGTAGTTCCAAATTCCTGTTGGGTACGGACGAATTGGGCAGAGATATCCTGAGCCGGATCGTCTTCGGCGCGCGCATCTCGCTAATCGTTTCAGCCGTCACGCTTGTCATTGGCGGCGGGTTGGGGGTTTCCCTGGGGTTGTTATCCGGATGGTATGGAGGATGGATCGACGAGGTGATAATGCGTCTCGTGGACATTATCCTTTCGTTGCCGTTAATCCTTGTCGCGCTGGTAATGGTGTCTGCATTCGGCCAGTCCTTAGAGTTGATCATCGGGATTCTGGCAATATGGATATGGCCTCGGTTTGCCCGCCAGGTGCGGGGCGAGGTATTACAGCTAAAGACGATGGACTACGTGTCCGCGGCAAGAATTGCCGGGGCGTCAATTCCAAGAATATTGTTCATCCACTTGCTTCCGGGGACTATGAACACGGTCATAGTCATATCCACACTGCAGGTTGGCATCGTTATCTTGCTGGAAGCGACGCTAAGCTTCATGGGCGCGGGTGTGCCTCCTCCCGAACCGGCATGGGGCTCTATGGTTGCCGACGGCCGAGACCACTTGGTGGATGCCTGGTGGGCGGCTACCATGCCCGGCTTTGCCATTCTGTTCACGGTAATGTCCCTGAATCTCTTTGGCGACTGGCTCAGGGACACCCTAGACCCAAGACTCCGCCAACTGGGGTAAACTGCCAACGGGCACTCCGGCGCCGCACGTGTAGCCATTCCCGCGGACGCATGAATACAGAGGGACGGGGAAATCATAGCCATACTGTATATCCTGTTTGGTATATCTGATAACTGACCACTAACAACTCTTGCGGAGGTTCACCATGGGACGGCTGGATGGCAAAGTAGCCCTCATAAGCGGCGGCGCTCGTGGACAGGGCGCCGCAGAAGCGCTGCTCTTTACCAGAGAAGGCGCGAAAGTCGTCATCGGCGACATCCTCGACGACGAGGGCAGGCAGATCGAAGCCCAGATCGCCGAGCTTGGCGGAGACGCCACCTACGTTCGCCTCGATGTAACCAGCGCAGCCGACTGGGACGCCGCGGTGCAGACCGCGCTCGACCGCTACGGCAGGCTCGACATCCTCGTCAACAACGCCGGCATCCTTGGCAGGCGAACAGGCTTGGAGGAGACCACCTCAGAGCAGTGGGACAGGGTCCTTGAGGTCAACGCGAAGGGCGCATTCCTTGGCACAAAAGCGGCGATTCCCGCGCTGCGAGATGCGGGCGGCGGCTCCATCATCAACATATCATCCATCGCAGGCATCATCGCCGACCCAACCGGCATACCCGCCTACCAGGCGAGCAAGGGCGCGCTTCGCCTCCTAACCAAGTCCACCGCGATCCAGTACGCTGCCGACAACATCCGCTGCAACTCAGTCCACCCCGGCTTAATCGTCACCGCCATGTCCGAAGACGTTCTCGCCGACCCCGACAGCTTGCAGACATTCTTCGGCAGCATTCCGCTCGGCAGGCTCGGCACCGTGGACGACATCGCCAACGGCGTCCTCTTCCTCGCCTCAGACGAATCTTCCTTCGTCACCGGCAGCGAGCTTGTCATAGACGGCGGTCTAGTCGCTCAATAGCAGTAGCAGCCGTACTGAGTGGCTGACCGGACGGCAGCACTACCTACACTCTAATCTCCGCAGACAAGCGCTTGAACCAACCCAAATGGTCGAAGCCAGAACCAGCCAACTCTATAACCAACATCCTGCCACCTACATCCACCACCACTCCCACAGGTCGAGACTTGTCCCTCATATTCAACCGAATCTCGTCCACTTCAACCACTCGCGCTCCGTACATCGCGCCAACTGCTCCTGTGCTCCCTGACCACGACCACGGCACTCCGTACCACGACCCGTCCCAATTAACGTATCCGTCTCTGCCCACCTTGCGTTCCTCCCGGAGGTACACGCTCAGACTGGAGCGCTCTGGCAGCGCACCAAGCTGGTTCCGCTCAATGGACAGCATCGCCTTCGGTACTCGGCCCGTAGTGCCATGCACTCGCTCGTTGGCGATCCCGTCGCACCAAGCCAGCGCTTGCCTGTTCAGGTCGGCGTCCTCGCCGAAGCGCGCCGCAGGCCAGAAGTTGCCTCGCACGGACTTCACTCCTCTCTCGAACTTCCCCTTCGTCTGTGCCCTGTACGGTCTGCACAGACGCATCTAGAACCCCACCCGACGAGCGAAGTCCAGCATCTTGTCGTTCCATTGTGCATGACCGCTCTCGTCCCGTCCCAGGACAACCACGTTGGCGTTGTCGTATAGGCAGCGGCGCAGAACCGGCAGGCGGAGAATGAGACGGACCGGCAAAAATGATTGACGTGTAACACGCGGAGTTCAGCGACCTGACGATCCCTGCGTTTCCTCTCGCGTGATGAAACCTGAGTGTGGCACTATATCTGTCGCAGACGAGGGTCGAAGTAGTCGCGTAGCCAATCTCCGAGGAAGTTCAGCGATACCACGACGAGTGCAATGGCAATTCCCGGAATAACTGCAATCCACCATGCAGAGTCAATATAGTTTCTGCCGAAAGAGACCATGCTGCCCCAGGCAGGCTTGGGCGGCGGGATGCCCACGCCGAGGAAGCTGAGTGTGGCTTCAGTCAAAATAATCTGCCCCGTTCCAAGCGTGGCGACTACGATGAGTGTGTTGGTAACGCCTGGGAGCAGATGCTTGAAGATTATCCGCGGAGATGACGCGCCCGCTATCCTGGCGAGCGCCACATAGTCCATCTGCTTGAGCTGCAATATCTCTCCCCTAATCTGGCGCGCTGTGGGCCCCCACGAGAATATCGCAATGATGATGAGCAGCGTGGTGAAACTGGCACCGAACACGCTCACCACCACAAGCGCTGCAAGAATGAACGGGATAGCGTTCTGCAGGTCAACGAGGCGCATGAGGGCCTCGTCCACATGCCCGCCGAAGTACCCGGATATTGAACCGATAACGGCGCCCAACGCTACGCTGAGCAGCATGGTAACCGCGGCGAAGCTCATAGAGACTCGAGCTCCGTGAATGATTCGGCTGAATATGTCGCGTCCCTGGTTGTCCGTTCCGAATAGGTGCTCAGTCGTACCCCCGAAGCCAATAGGGGGCTTCTCGCGCGCTCTCAAGTCGCCCTTTACCGGATCGTATGGAGAAATAACCGGAGCCGCTATCGCTGCGAATACCAAGATTGCAAGTATCGCTGCCGGAATGTAAGGCCATTGGCGGAACTTGGTATATGTCCTCGAAATGAACGAGGGTCGGTCGATTTGCAATAGCTCTTGCTGTTGTTCAAATTGCATAGACGGCTCTTAATCGTACCTAATGCGCGGGTCAATCAGGGCGTAGATCATATCCAGTATGAATGCGAAAAATACATACAGCAATGCGAAGAAAAGGGCCGAACCCTGCAATATCGGGAAGTCGTTTGCGAGCACGGCTTGCAGCGCGAGCCTTCCGAGCCCGGGCAGGGCGTATATGGTTTCGGTTAGCACCGTCCCTGTGGCGAACCCTGCCAACAGCAGTCCGCCGTATGTCAGCGGCGCTATGAGCGCATTTCGGAAGGCGTGTTTCCAAACCAACGTTGTAGTGTTAACCCCTTTAGCTCTAGCGAGTTTGACATATTCCGAGTCCATCACGTCCAGCATCGCGGAGCGTGTTAGTCTCAGAAAGCCTGCCGAGCCGAACCAACCGAGAATGACGCTGGGCATAATCCAATGAGAAAACCCTCCTTGCCCTGCGGCTGGCAGCCATCCCAGATTGACGGAAAAGATGAGAATTAAGACAATCGCAAGCCAGAACGCAGGCACCGACTGTCCTATAACCGCCATGGTCCTGCCCATATAGTCCCATATGGAGCTTCTGTACACTCCTGACAGTACGCCCAAAGGGATACCGACGACTACCGCGAATACAAACCCCCCGCCCGTGAGTTTCAGTGTGAGAGGCAATCTATCCGTTACGGCAGTCCATACAGGGATGCCAGTATCGATAGACTCGCCCCAGTCACCCAGCAGGATGTCTCGCAGCCAGTACAGGTACTGTAACGGTAGTGGCTTGTCCAGTCCAAGCTTCACCCCCCAAGCTTCCCAAACCTCTGGACCCACATGCGAGAAGGCATTCAGATATAGGAGGCGTGGGTCGCCCGACATTCGTGAAAGGGCGAATACGATAACGGTAGCGAGGATGATGGTTACGAGTGAATAGCCAAGCCTCCGCAGCAAAAATCGCGCCATAGTCTCTCGTGCCCAAATTGTAGGTCTTAACAGTATCCCCTCCAAGAAGGTAAGGAGAGGATATGTGATTCAGTGGTCAAGAACCCTTAAGGCGGTAGTAGGTGTATCTATTGCTTGAGCGTGATAGTTTCGAGGTTATTGAAGAGTCCGGTAATCTCCATTTCCCAGCCTTCTACGAACTTCGGGTTCACCCAGACCGGATTGTCGGCATGCACCACGCCCGTAGAAAGCATCCAGTGATAGAAGAAGTCGGCTTCCTTGATATTGGCGGCGACCCTAGCCTCTTCGTCGAGAGGATTCGCTTCGACCTCGTTCACATAGGTCATCACTTCCAGAACCTCGAAGCCGGGGTTCCAGTCGCCCTCGCCGATGGTCGAGCCTTCACGCGCTGCCAGCCTTGGCTGGTCCATAAGAAGCAGAGGACCGCCGCATCCGGGCCAGGCGCAGCAGGAAGTCAAGCCGTTCCACTCACGGTCAACCAAGCGTGGCCTGAATGCCTGATATGCCGTGCTGTCCACCGTTACATCCAGTCCGATGTTAATCCACATTGTGGCAACGGCGTCGAATACCTCAAAGTTCACATTCGGAAGCTGCTGCACATAAATCTGGAATGCGGGGAAGTCCTCAACCGGGTAACCAGCCTCTTCGAGCATTGCCACTGCGCCGTCAGGGTCGTAGGGGATTATCCATTCTTCCTTATGCTCCGGCAGTGAGCTGGAGTAGAAATTGATGTACTCGGGGAAGCCGTTTCCTAGCAGAACCTCTTCGACGATAAGGTCGCGATCGATTGCGCGAGACAGCGCATGACGCACCAGCCGCGCCGACTCCATGCGGGCGGGATCATTGGGGTCGCCAATCCATGGATGCTCGTCATCCGGCTCGAAGCCCGGGCGCGGCGTAACTGGCTGACCATCGCGATTCTTGTTATCGTTTTCAGGATATTCGAACATCCAGAAGTTGCCGCTGTATGTGATTGCCTGTGTAGCGCCACCCTGGTTGTCGCTGTTCGCTACCATGCCAACATCCAGCAGGTCCGGCAGGAAGCTGAACGGCACGGGGTCTATGATATGCACAGCGTCTGTCTTGATGAGCGCAACGCGAGTTGAGTCTTCCGGAATTTCCTTTACGCTGAGTTCGCCGAAGGATGCAGGCGTGTCCCAGTAGTCCATAAATGTGCTGCCAATGAACTCGTCATTAGGCGTCCAGCTCTCCATCTGGAAGGGACCGGTGCCGACAGGGTTCTGGAAAGCATGGTCGCGTCCCATGTCATTGATGTATTTGCTACTGTACACGAAGACAAGCCCGATTATCGCGCCTTCGAACTCCGATGTGAAGCTCTTGAGCGGGAATTCTACGGTGTGCTGGTCAACAACTACATGAGGCTCTTGGTACTCATGCAGGTAGCCGACATTGCCGAACACGGATTCCTGGTTCTCCACACCTGCGTCGCCGAAGCTCCACTTGACATCCTCCGCGCCCATCTCACCCCAGTCATGATGAAACTGCACTCCCTCGCGCAACTTGACTGAAATCTTCGACAGGTCCGGCTCGACTTCGTAGGATTCTGCAAGATGAGGATAGAAAAGCAGGTCTGCCTTCTTGCGCTCGGTCAGACTTTCCATCAGACCGATTAGTCCGGGTATGGTGTCGCCTGTG
It encodes the following:
- a CDS encoding ABC transporter permease subunit — protein: MAKIAQVSPSLPSDRISTVWRTFRRLPIIPIIILGGVVVVGVLANLIAPHDPTDGNLRERNLPPFWGSPRTSVKLVVEVPQSGQRLYQVSLEDARAQDPGINLGDTLEMVSGPGTRAGGSSKFLLGTDELGRDILSRIVFGARISLIVSAVTLVIGGGLGVSLGLLSGWYGGWIDEVIMRLVDIILSLPLILVALVMVSAFGQSLELIIGILAIWIWPRFARQVRGEVLQLKTMDYVSAARIAGASIPRILFIHLLPGTMNTVIVISTLQVGIVILLEATLSFMGAGVPPPEPAWGSMVADGRDHLVDAWWAATMPGFAILFTVMSLNLFGDWLRDTLDPRLRQLG
- a CDS encoding glucose 1-dehydrogenase translates to MGRLDGKVALISGGARGQGAAEALLFTREGAKVVIGDILDDEGRQIEAQIAELGGDATYVRLDVTSAADWDAAVQTALDRYGRLDILVNNAGILGRRTGLEETTSEQWDRVLEVNAKGAFLGTKAAIPALRDAGGGSIINISSIAGIIADPTGIPAYQASKGALRLLTKSTAIQYAADNIRCNSVHPGLIVTAMSEDVLADPDSLQTFFGSIPLGRLGTVDDIANGVLFLASDESSFVTGSELVIDGGLVAQ
- a CDS encoding transposase translates to MRLCRPYRAQTKGKFERGVKSVRGNFWPAARFGEDADLNRQALAWCDGIANERVHGTTGRVPKAMLSIERNQLGALPERSSLSVYLREERKVGRDGYVNWDGSWYGVPWSWSGSTGAVGAMYGARVVEVDEIRLNMRDKSRPVGVVVDVGGRMLVIELAGSGFDHLGWFKRLSAEIRV
- a CDS encoding ABC transporter permease — encoded protein: MQFEQQQELLQIDRPSFISRTYTKFRQWPYIPAAILAILVFAAIAAPVISPYDPVKGDLRAREKPPIGFGGTTEHLFGTDNQGRDIFSRIIHGARVSMSFAAVTMLLSVALGAVIGSISGYFGGHVDEALMRLVDLQNAIPFILAALVVVSVFGASFTTLLIIIAIFSWGPTARQIRGEILQLKQMDYVALARIAGASSPRIIFKHLLPGVTNTLIVVATLGTGQIILTEATLSFLGVGIPPPKPAWGSMVSFGRNYIDSAWWIAVIPGIAIALVVVSLNFLGDWLRDYFDPRLRQI
- a CDS encoding ABC transporter permease; the encoded protein is MARFLLRRLGYSLVTIILATVIVFALSRMSGDPRLLYLNAFSHVGPEVWEAWGVKLGLDKPLPLQYLYWLRDILLGDWGESIDTGIPVWTAVTDRLPLTLKLTGGGFVFAVVVGIPLGVLSGVYRSSIWDYMGRTMAVIGQSVPAFWLAIVLILIFSVNLGWLPAAGQGGFSHWIMPSVILGWFGSAGFLRLTRSAMLDVMDSEYVKLARAKGVNTTTLVWKHAFRNALIAPLTYGGLLLAGFATGTVLTETIYALPGLGRLALQAVLANDFPILQGSALFFALLYVFFAFILDMIYALIDPRIRYD
- a CDS encoding ABC transporter substrate-binding protein; this encodes MKLKPLFLLSIVALAALFAVACGSAPEEVAAPAAPVAPAPATAAPAAAAPAPTSAPAPTTAPAAAPAESGGGGQLKVAMRTLGNAQGLPSQASGGTGDTIPGLIGLMESLTERKKADLLFYPHLAESYEVEPDLSKISVKLREGVQFHHDWGEMGAEDVKWSFGDAGVENQESVFGNVGYLHEYQEPHVVVDQHTVEFPLKSFTSEFEGAIIGLVFVYSSKYINDMGRDHAFQNPVGTGPFQMESWTPNDEFIGSTFMDYWDTPASFGELSVKEIPEDSTRVALIKTDAVHIIDPVPFSFLPDLLDVGMVANSDNQGGATQAITYSGNFWMFEYPENDNKNRDGQPVTPRPGFEPDDEHPWIGDPNDPARMESARLVRHALSRAIDRDLIVEEVLLGNGFPEYINFYSSSLPEHKEEWIIPYDPDGAVAMLEEAGYPVEDFPAFQIYVQQLPNVNFEVFDAVATMWINIGLDVTVDSTAYQAFRPRLVDREWNGLTSCCAWPGCGGPLLLMDQPRLAAREGSTIGEGDWNPGFEVLEVMTYVNEVEANPLDEEARVAANIKEADFFYHWMLSTGVVHADNPVWVNPKFVEGWEMEITGLFNNLETITLKQ